The nucleotide window AAGCACCAGGCAGATTGCAATCACATTTTCGACATAATCACAAAGCATGACTGCTTGAGAAGAACTTTCAGGGGGCGGGGCGATGAACAAAGAAAGAACCATATGAGATCATGCATCAGTTACAATTGTCTGTCTTCCAAGCAAAAGAATTTAACAACACATTAACAGAGCTGCTAGCACACTCCCTCTACGAACCACTATGTCaacatcatcataatcatcatgcATCAAAGGGGCAGAGCACCGGATTAACAGTGTCACTGAGACATGAACAAGAAAGAAAAAacaagaagaaaaaaaaagaacaaATCATACCCTTCTCACAAGCACAACCCACCACAACAACAAATGGCGGCAAGCAATCTTTCTTTCCAGCCCCATGTAATCAATCATACCCTCCCCCTGGACTCGCCGGAGTCGGCGACGGCGCTCATGCCCTCGCCTTTCTCGCCCATCCTCTTGTCGTCCTCCATGCCCTTGAGATGCCCGGCGGCCTTGAGCGCCCCGATGTTGCTGACATTGCCGAAGATGAGCACGATGATGCCGAGGAAGCTGCCCAGGAACGCAGCAGCGAAGGACCCTCCTGCACGCCCAGGACCAGCAGACGCGACGGCGAAGCCGATCATGGCGCCCATGCAGCGGACGTAGGCGTACCAGATGGCAAACGCACCCTCCTTGCCCGGCGGTGAGGCGTCGAGCAGCAGAATGCGGCCGAACGAGTAGAGGATGCCGTTGGCCGTGCTCTGGACAAGggcgatgatgatgatgtgggCGGCCCTCCACCTGTGGCTCTTGAAGTAGAACCCGGCGCCGGAGACGAAGAGGGCGATGATGAACCCGAGCAGCTGCATGCGGACGGCGTCGGCGCGGATGATGATCTGGATCGGGTGGAGCAGCGGCAGCGAGATGAGCGGGAACAGGAAGTAGAGGATCCACAGCGCAAGCACGAGGACCGGCTTGATGCAGACGCCGCCAATGGCGTAGAGCGTGCCACTGGTGAAGATGCACATTGTGGCGAAAGATGACAGGAACACTGCCACCAAGCTTCCGATGGCCTGTGGGTAGCGGCCAATGGTCATGCTGTACTTGAGCTTGCTGATGAAGTTCGGCTCGAATGCGGTGGTGGGTGACGAGCTGCTGGGCCTGTTGGTGAAGAGGCCATGGCAGATGCCGATGAACCAGATGAGGCCACTGAAGATGGAGACGACCCAGAGGCCGGTGAGCTGGTCAGTGCGCCTCAGCATGTGGTACATGAACGCAGCCATGAGGGCCGCGCCGATGCCGCCGATGGCGGTGCAGTAGAGGCTGAGCTGGCTGGCAGCAGCGCGGCGGCGCAGGACAAGGTGCTTGCCCGAGTCGTGAGCGGCGAGGCCACGGATCATCAGCCCGAGGTTGCGGGTGTGCACCGCCTCGGCGATGATGATGGACGCGGCGATGAAGAGGATGTAGAACAGGAACACCCAGACCGTCTTGAAGAAGCCGGTGAGCAGGCAGAAGAAGGAGCCGAACGACGTCGCGGCGATGAGGATGAGCGACTGGTACTGGCCCCTGTCGAGGTGGTGCGCAACCTGGGTGAGGAGCGGCGCCACGAGGAGGATGCCGATCGCCCACGAGAGGGCGCTCCAGCCCAGGGGCGACATGTGGGAGCTAGAGATCTCAATGGAGTACCTGGTCAGCCTCTGGTACCTGGCCACATTTCACAAACTTGGTGTGAGCAATTTGATGACATGAACATGCAGTACAAGCAAACATGGCATGACTGAATTTTGCATAGTAAAAACTTGCAAGTAAATAAGAACAATAATGCTGAGAAGATAAAACATGCACATTTCAACATAGTTAAAAGTGAAATTTACAGTGGTACCATACACTTTCCATGGGTAGATGCAATGCAAGATGAACTCATTACACAAGGTGAAAAACAATTGTGAGTTGGGGCGTCAATGTTGACACATTTATGTATCAACAACATCTTGTTTGCCCCCATCAAGGGGCAGTTAGTTGGCCCTATGCAATTCAAGCATCTACACCCACCTACCAGTTGGCTGGACCTGCAGTTAGCCAGCCATCACCTAAAAAAATTTGCAGGTAAAAAGCAAAGAGCTTGTGCATAATTACAAGCGTTATCACCCTCTTTTCCTGTTCAAAAGGGCATAAAGGGGGAGAAGACCAGGCCCAAGAGAAGGGGGGCAAAAGCATGGGCATGCTTTCGAGCACTCATTTCCTTGGTCCTATCAAAAGTGGGACAAAAGCAATGCAGTACTCACTAGATCTATCCATCACCCTAGAAAAAATGCACTCCCAGTAGTACATGGCTACTGCTATTTTTCTCCTACCTAGGAAAAACATCACTCATTCCAAATGAAAATCGGTGCTGCTCAGTACTGGCATTTTGAACTTTGAAATGAAATACAGTATAGTAGAAGTAGTATGGGGTAGTAGTATCTTGTCTGTGTACTATCTGAAGCAGAGCATGGAAGCAAGTTTTGGTTCAGAGACCGAATTTAATGGGATACACAGGCATGCCCATAAATTTCACACTTATGGCCTCCCCTGCCTGCTTGCAGTACCATTCATGTTTTTCTACTGCTGCTCCTACTACAATCCCAACGTTACAAAAAGATTCATCCAAATGGGTTTTATTTTCAGAGACACCCTTGGGGAATCTCTTGTTTGACCTTATCCCCCCAAGAGAAATCATGTGACCCTCAGCAGGGCAGGGCTAACTGACAAAATATGGTGCAGTTTTTAATATGTGTAGGTAGATATATATAGGCAGAGAGAAAAATCCTGGGGAAATAATATTTAGCtggaaagaaaaagaaataaagggAAAAAATGAGGATATGGGATGTTGGATGTGGCCTCATGACACTGAGCTATCTGCATCTAGGACCAAAAAACAGTGGCCATCTTTTGGAGCCTTGCACCAAGAATCTCTTATCTGCTTGCTACTGATAATAATGGAGATGCAAGCGAGGTAGCATGGAATCTCTGAGGTATCACGACGCATCCTATCATTTCTCCTATCTCCTAGGTATTTTCGTCGCATATACGCCGCAATATACGCACCCACGCACACCCCAACAGACAGGGAAAATCATATATCTGTACTTGCACACAGTAGCAGAAAGATGATAAATAAATCTGAAAAATGGGTAAAAACAAATACTGAATAATAGTGCGCTACAGACGAGATCACGGGATGCATCAGGAGAAACTGCCAAAGCAAATTGAAATCCGCAAGGCAAGGGAGGGCCTGGGCGACGGGGGAGCACCATGCTTCCTCGTTTGCAGACAAAAACAAGAACCTTTTTTATTTTGGGCAGACACTTGGGTAAGATAAGAACAAGCTCTCGAGGAAAATAGTGGTAGCACTCCAAGAAAAATCAATGGCGCACAGCCCTAAAACTGAAGGGAAGATTACTACTTCCCATAAAAAACATGGAGGACTTTTTTTCTTGCTTGCTTGTGAGCAAATCTGGCTCGAACTTGTGTGAAAGAGGAACAGGGGAGGGAAAATACAGGAAGAAGAATACAAATCTGCAAGTCTTGTGTGGAGGAGGGGAGCTGAAAGAAACCTCGCCGAGAAACTGGACAGG belongs to Triticum urartu cultivar G1812 chromosome 7, Tu2.1, whole genome shotgun sequence and includes:
- the LOC125524859 gene encoding uncharacterized protein LOC125524859, translating into MSEQPLPQPRSSMREALQKEDKEKASAAAPKEKAAVAPPPVAAPPMAKNGGGNGGKGGNGAQPPAAEETTREIQVVREAYRQPAAPAYVMPEEPPAMVELVGWYLYGFCSFFITHLLLPVLFPAIVTQVAFPSSDFTPEAKYTVKGASCSVHEMSMYQRLTRYSIEISSSHMSPLGWSALSWAIGILLVAPLLTQVAHHLDRGQYQSLILIAATSFGSFFCLLTGFFKTVWVFLFYILFIAASIIIAEAVHTRNLGLMIRGLAAHDSGKHLVLRRRAAASQLSLYCTAIGGIGAALMAAFMYHMLRRTDQLTGLWVVSIFSGLIWFIGICHGLFTNRPSSSSPTTAFEPNFISKLKYSMTIGRYPQAIGSLVAVFLSSFATMCIFTSGTLYAIGGVCIKPVLVLALWILYFLFPLISLPLLHPIQIIIRADAVRMQLLGFIIALFVSGAGFYFKSHRWRAAHIIIIALVQSTANGILYSFGRILLLDASPPGKEGAFAIWYAYVRCMGAMIGFAVASAGPGRAGGSFAAAFLGSFLGIIVLIFGNVSNIGALKAAGHLKGMEDDKRMGEKGEGMSAVADSGESRGRV